The genomic stretch ttcgttatttggaatgttaaccaaaaataggagaaaaaccatgttatgttgatatgagtgtaagaggttgatatacgagcagtggtggcattgtggtgttgtcactagtggttaagagtgatagtatattagaaaggtagcaattctaaagaggttgatttggtagggacctgattattgtgtatgattgggagagggtataagatgtggttagatgaggcggatgctaatagttgaatagtaaaggtatggttatatttggcaggaagtgatggttgtgcgaatgggggaatatgttatgagggacatatgagttaaactcgggcgacaggtaacctttatcgagtggtaacttacgtggtcaggattgactagttggttgtgattacgagtCTATGTTATGTGTAAATGttagtgtgaggttctgacctcacaagaagtggtatggtgtgataattataaagttgttttatgaatgttcggtaatatatatgttggacacggtaatttaattgaatgatatccaaaaaggtaataatttgattgatttgacatggctagttataattttatgtgtattgataacacatgtgtattccgtgaaatggtagaaatgatgttcatgagatgcttatctgtttatccatataatatgttgcgtggtgatttaataaagtcgatttgagtaagtttttcttgtcgagaagttatctttgagtcgtatttatgggaattgtatgcgattgtgatgtctatcggtgtggttgtggtgcctcgggtggtgatccaagcacggtacatagtctttgtgatgcgggtattttcgcactacggtgtggttgttggtggcggtgttgtgatgccgtcaccggttgtggtggagtaggcgggatgattatgattcgagtttcgaaagtacataccatttatacatagtttgttgttttgtttgatgttgctcctgcgAGTTTCGATTTGTGCGAGATAGACGTTTATTCGttgattgatgttttctttaccgagTTAAGTTGAGAATGAggtagaatatgatatgaaatagagttgtatatgttttcgttgttgtcatgttacgataattttgatcttgtttttggatgagacatcggtagacatggtaatggaaaatgattcgtggaacatgtgttgtaatgatctgaaagcggcaggtagttcataatcttttgttgagacagtgagtgtagggtgtttggggaattagtgtcatgttaagttgtgtatgagttttacggtaatgaaagaaagaacttgaggatctagtgtgcgtgtacgtaatgAGTACGGAtcatgagttatgcttttgggagataagtgccttacatagagaggtatgttgtttggcagtaataatgaagagtgggtatggtgatttgctacgagtttatggtataggttaggtgctatgccgaatgagttgaggaatgagaaatgtttatgtatgggagccttggatataagaatggtgagtgtttggtttatagacggttatctttgacatgtggtggtacagagggtaatgagatatagatatggtttgggtattagtgagttacgaggacgtaacatttgtcttaagaggagtaggatgcgataaaacagattttgatggttgtacatatgataatatattcggaagttgagtcttgatgtagaatataagatcgattcgtgttgtgggtgattttattaaaggtcatgaccgtgcttgtagtagcgtgatgtttaggagtgtgagaatatttcactagtgttgacagttggatgatgaggttacgagtgtgagtaaacttcgaggacgaagttctttttaagggtggtagaatgtaacattccgtttgatgtctaggagtgtcttggtattggatttgatagttgatgatattatggagctagcagcattagaggatggtagttggttatgcatggagttggtgtcgtgagagatatatatgtggtagatacgatatagtgagtcatgttgtggaagtaaacatagttggtggagtgggtgtcaagagttcatgttctatgttcggtcgagttcttgagtccttagctaagttgttgtgtcttggtcgagtcagtatggttgtttttttatgtatgggttgaacttcggggacgaagttctttttaaggagggaagactgtaatactccgtatttataagtctttgggtactctatcgagtaggccttactctgtcgagtaagggtgagttgtgttttaaaatagtttctgacctgttgggtactcgatcgagtaacgtgggtactcgatcgagtaagggggcacacgatcgagtaccttagctactcgatcgagtagccggttttacggggagttttctcgggttttgttaattatgcgattaaggtatataagctttgtcgtcattgttctaaaccacttttacaaaacctaaattactgtttaagagagaaagcaagcaagttcatcttcttaatcgcattattagcaatccccggagtttggagggtcagttcttatcgttgttcataccgttgagttccttgcgtcgagggtaagatctatgtaccctttttattgtctttcctttgatttggttaaaccctaatttagagatttgggagtttatgtgtagtatgtgatttggtagcctctatatgttgtatgataggaggagggttcatagaggaagctttttgactcagcagtagagaccgtatgattgtgtgcttaccaggtaggatttcctactcagtattagtcctataatgggatgattgttgatgtgttgagattgattgtttgttatagtaattgtattgtgacggctgtgattgtgattgtacattgttgatagattcagacggttgttgatattgtgattgtgactggttgcctatggttctcgagatgcgttctcggctgagtggagtcacttgcgggagtggcttcacgccctggtttcgcccttcgtggaacccgccacggaaggggatgtgcacattaatgaacatgggtttatcgctcggtaggaagagcggggatttggtgggtacggctgcggtcccccagcggggtggtccagtggacggtcggtgattgagattgttgggattggtgtgattgtatgtgtgacggtgtgTGAGTCATTtttatcggattgttgatatgtaaataaattgtgtgattagtcgaccccgtttaaattttttaaaaactgtggtgatccatttgggggtggtgagcggttgcttcaagcggtatatcttggatacgcgtgggatctagtctggggatggagtcatcacatatcgagtctttagtcttccatttgtgtttgttaggacagttcctttctgttggtttatagtttgagagcagttgtattttgcttacagttggttttgttatgtaatcacttaacttgtttagtaaagtatgtttcttcattgtcttatgattatcatgcctcgggtaaccgagatggtagcatctttatacctgagtggtcctggtaaggcacttggagtatgggggtgttacagcaaaCTCAAGTTTGGTCAAATTCGACATGCTTAAACTATcaagtaaataaaacaagttaaTTATATGCGATTAAAACAAATATTtaacaatgataagataaaccTGCGATGGGTCTAAACTAAATACGGATaaaacaaagtaaataaaaaataaatagggATTTTCTCATTTGTACCCTCCAATTATTAGGTTTTCTCACTTGTACAGTTGTACCCCTCCATTTTCCAAAAGCCCATATATACCCCTAAACTTTGTTAGTAGCTTTCAGCCGTGACCAAAAGTTAAATTTAGTCAATTTTACTCCGTTAAGTGTTGATGTGGCAAATAATTAGTTGTTAATTAACTTTAATCTCCTAAACCCAATATATATTAAAATGTTTCCTTTTTATTGTAGTGACTAAAAATTTCTATCACCTCTCTCCATCATCCACAATCACTCCTTCTAAGTTCCGACCACCACCTTCTCTCACCAGAGTTATCACCATTCTCATCTTGGTCCACCTTTCCCATCGGCCACCTTTATCACACCTCAACAACTCATCCTATCACATTCATGTTCTATCACCTTGACATTGGTGCTCACAACCTCCGTCATCAGGGTAGATAGGCTTTAACGTTCAACCTTCATTTTCAAAACACGAAACATCAATCCCTTATCCTTACAATGAAGACCGAGGGTGGGCGAGAAGATTTGTGGGCATGATCTGAGTGTTATATGTGTGATGGCCTGGTGTTTTGTAGGGTGGTGGTATTGGTTCGTGGGCTTGGGCTCGTCGCAGGCAGTGGAGTCCCAATTAGCGGCGAGATCGTCGCATTGTTCTTGTGAAATGGACTTCTACGTTAGTGCGACATTGTAGTAAAGAAGTTGTCATGAAGGGAGATTCATTTATTATTCAGTATTAGAAACTAACCATTTGTCACGTTACCACTTAACGGAGTAAACTTGACGGAATTAAATATTAGGTCACAGATGAAAGTTGCTAACAAAGTTTGGGAGTATAAATGCGCTTTTGGAAAATGAAGGGGTACAAGTGAGAAAAGCTAATAGTTGAAGGGTACAAATgagaaaaaaccaaaaaaataaaaaaaacgtaTTAATATACTGCATGTAGAAAAGTGCATGTGGATTGTGTCGtgtaatatcttatgtaaattgTGCATATATCCATGGGGTTATTTAACAAGGATACTCCAAACTATTCGAGTGCTTCTCAAATTACTCTGAACTTTGATTTAACTAGCAATATACCGAACTATTACACCTCTTCACTATTAATAGAATAACCCATTTTGTAACTTAGAGTAGCAGGTAACCAAACACGGGACTTACACCTTCATCTTCTCCCATCCAAACTTCCCCAGTAATGTTCCTCATGCCCAGCTTCATCCCTGTTCAATTCTTTTTATACACAAATCTCCTTCAATACacctaaataattaaattaaaattcatATCTACAAAGACATTCTAATTAATAATCGATTTTTTATACCCTATTTTCCACAAAATATGTTGTCCCTATAATGTAAAACCCAAACTCACCTTCTTTATTATACTCAAATTTCCTCCTGCATTTCTTTTTTCAATTTGAATTCCGTTTCTCTCCCACTACCCCTCATACATCACCCTTTCAACCACTACCCACAATACCATCCTCAATCGCCCATTATTTACAGCATTCTTAATCACCATTCACTACAACTGCCGCCATCTTCAGCTATCGACCACCATTCTTCACCTTCGCATCCTCTTCTCCACCGTTTCGTCTATAAAATATAGGTCACTTTGACAGTCGTGCCTCACTTTCCTGCTTTCGACCACCGCGGCTGTGACTTCGTGCATCCTCAAATTGTTCTGCCTCTTTGTCGTCGTGTACCCCTCCACCAACAGTTGATTTAAATTTCGAAAATCATAGATCCCCAAATCAATTTGGGGAAATATTAATTTCGGGCTTGGTTGGACGTGGGTGGTGTCATTATGACAGTCGGGCGTCGGGCTAAGGCGTTCCGTGATTTGCGCATAAGTGTTTATAGGTGGCGGTTGTGACTTGTGGTGTTGGTGATTTGCCAATGATAATGGTAGGATGTGGCATGGATGAGTTATGTAAGGATAATAAGTGGAGTGACCTACTGAATAGGTAGCCGATTACCCGAGTATAATCTGAGAAGAGGAGGACAATAATATGGTTTATTGTTAGTTAAAACAAAGTtcggagtattttgagaagggggGCGATAGTTTGGAGTATTCATATTAAATAATCCTATATCCATGTATGTTTAATGTAAATCGCGGCAGCATTATGTAAGAAAACTTGCGTCGGCCAAACCTCATATAAATCGCGGCAGCATTATATAGTACAAGAGTACATCTATAATATGGTAATATAATATCTCCTAAAGATACGGTAATATATGGACATTTATATAATATCTCTAGATATTTCGTAACAAAATGCGTGTTAAACTTGCGACGGCCAAACCTCAGTTGCAATTAAAAGGATGAAAAAATAGAGCCGACTTTAAaaacgactccgctggggatcgaACCCAGAATCTCTGGTTTCGTAGACCAGCGCCTTATCCATTGGGCCACGGAGTCATTCTGTTAAACATCCTTTCTATGTCCATTTTAAAACTTGGTCAAAGACAACACTTACCTGATGGTGACTTGTCTCCTACTATTACTATTGTAGGGTACTAGGGTGTTGTGAGATCACATTTATCGGGTTGATTTCATTTCATGtcttaaacaaaacaaaacaaatttggtACAAAATGTAAATCCAATGTTTCAACAAATTCAACAACCTTAAAACCAAAACCAATTTGATTGTTTCTTCCAATTCAatacaattgtgttttaattggtCAAAAATCAACATAGAAAAATGGGAAAACAAAGATCTTTAAGAAGTAAAGCAGTAAATCTTGTATCAGACCTCACTACTGTTCTTCTCAATCCTATTTCTGATAAACTCTCCAACAAATCTCCTCCATCTCCTCAAGTATgtctctttctttcttctttttttgatATTGGGTTTCTTTATTTGTGTCTAATTTTGTTAAAAGTTGTTATCTTTGTTGTCGTGGCGGAATTAAGCTTCATAGGGCATGGAATAATTGCAACTTTAAATTAAAAGATTCTAATTTTTCCGCCACTAACTTCAAATCCTGGCTCTGCTACTGCTTGGTCGTTATTCGTTTTATGGATTTTCAGTGAACTTCTTGACCTTGATTGTACTCCCTTTCTCTCAGACTCTCAGTCACTCGTTTACTTTTTTAATTCGTTGTGAGCCGTActttaatcaaatgtaaacaaatgattgggacagagGGAATACTAATTTGATAATTTGTTGAAAGTTTCCTGATTTTTGATGTAAGAGGATTATGAGGTTATATTTATCAAATTGGAAGTGAAAATGATTGTGGGTATCTGTTAAAGTGTGTAATTTATGGAAATATTTGGGTGTAGGGTAATGAAGCTGAGGTTGAGAAGTGTGAAGATGAGACAATTGCTGAAGAGGGTTTTTCAGTTGAGGGACCTGATACCTCATCTTTCACTGCCTTTATGTATTCTCTGTTAAAAGATGATTACTTTAGTGCTGATAGGGAGAACAAAGCTGCTGCTGAATCTGAGCTAGAATCCGAGGGCGAGGTTGGTAACAATGCTAGAATTGAGGTAGTACAGCCTGTTTTAGAATCTGGGAATGTTAATGTGGTGGTGAAGGAGGGTAGTGGAAGGAGAGGACTGCTATCTAGAGGGAAACAGACTGTGAGTAAAGCTATGAGTTATGCTGCTAGATTAGCTTGGTACCGGAATCAAGCATCTCAAAGGAAGCCTAACTCAGAAAGCCAAGCTGATGTTAAGGGTGAAGTCCGAGATGATGGAGGGGAAGGGGGGTCGTTAGAGAGTAGACATGGTCTAGTCTCATTTGGTGATCTTCCGGACATGTCTGAGCCCTCCATGCTTCTCTCAAGAGATACTCGGATGAAACTTTATGTTTCCCTTCCGTGCCTTGTACAAGGCCTGAAATGGGTATTGTTGTACAGGTGTGTAGCTAATAGTTTGCATTCGGTTTTTATGTGGTGTGTTATGCCATGAATTGGCGAATGTGTGATAATTTTTGTGTTGCACCTGCAGTACTTGGAGGCACGGCATATCGCTGTCAACACTATACCGGAAAAGCAACCTATGCAAAGGCCATGGCTTGCTGGTATAGTCTTTATTAAGTGTTCCTTTCCTTTTATGATGGGTTGACTATTGTTGCTGTGCCCTTTTTTCCGCTTGTTAATTGAAGACCCAATGTTTCATTCTACATATTATCTCATTATGGTAGAGCTACATGCTTTTGGCAAATTCCTGGAGACTGCAATTTGTAAATAAGACCTTTTTCTATTAGTTCTAAACTCCGCCATTGCCTGAACCTTGATTATTAAGTAACAAGTACTTGACCTGATACTTTAATGTTCAGGAGCACGTATTTTACGAATATTAGGTTTTATCACTCGGGTTGCATTGGAGCCACTCCTGAAATGCACCCTCTCTCCAATCAAATTGTAGTTTTCCTCTTGCCTAAGTATCTTACTCTCTATTAGCACGTGACAGGTCGTTGGGGATAGTGGAGGTGCTGTCTTCGGTGGCTTGATTGAGACACCTTTAAAACCTAATTCGAAGAAGTATCAGGTGAGCACGGTTAGATAATGCTATTGAAGTTATTGATTGGTGTATGTACACCTTTCTAATCCCATAGTATATACAGGGATCAAATACCTCATTTCTCTTCACAGATGCCCCTGGCCAGGCAGTTATTTATCAACCCACAGGTACGATACACGAACTTCGTATGCTAGATTATGACATAAAAAAGCACTGGCTAT from Silene latifolia isolate original U9 population chromosome 2, ASM4854445v1, whole genome shotgun sequence encodes the following:
- the LOC141643459 gene encoding uncharacterized protein LOC141643459; amino-acid sequence: MGKQRSLRSKAVNLVSDLTTVLLNPISDKLSNKSPPSPQGNEAEVEKCEDETIAEEGFSVEGPDTSSFTAFMYSLLKDDYFSADRENKAAAESELESEGEVGNNARIEVVQPVLESGNVNVVVKEGSGRRGLLSRGKQTVSKAMSYAARLAWYRNQASQRKPNSESQADVKGEVRDDGGEGGSLESRHGLVSFGDLPDMSEPSMLLSRDTRMKLYVSLPCLVQGLKWVLLYSTWRHGISLSTLYRKSNLCKGHGLLVVGDSGGAVFGGLIETPLKPNSKKYQGSNTSFLFTDAPGQAVIYQPTGSNRYYTLCSPNFLALGGGRHFALHLDNDLALGSSAASETYGNPCLAHAEDFTVKDVELWGFAYASRYDEILALSQNEPPGICRW